The nucleotide window ATCATCGGTTTAAATAGATAATTACAATGGAAATTAATGTTAATTCATGAATTTACCCGTTTAATAGATTAAATCAAAAATATCATAATAAGAATATATTATGTAACGTTGTATACCTGTAATCAAGTTTAAAAATCTTCAATCGTCTTTAGGTATCTTTAATCAAACTTCAGGGGGCAAAGATCTTTTTTAACTCGATCATAATCTATGAATCATAATCTATGAATTTCAAACATTAACTCATCTGGGATGATTTTCTTTAAGTTTAAAGCATAATAATGTATTTTTATTATAAGAAGTGATATTTATGAATATTTTTGAGGAATTGGGCGACAAAAATTCAGTATTTAAATGTAAAAAGTTTTTAGATCATAGATTTTTACCTGATAATCTACCCCACCGTTCAGATCAAATTAAATCCGTGGCAAAGTACTGGGTTGAGTCATTAAAGAATGTAACCCCTCCTGATGTCACTGTTTATGGTAAAACTGGTACTGGAAAAACTGCAGTTGCCAAATTTGCCAAGAAACAGCTGGATCAAATTTCCAAGGAAAAAAATGTGAATGTTCGGGTGGAATATATTCGCTGTACTGATTTCACCACAGAATACCAGGTTATTGCTCGTTTATGCCAGCAGATGGGTCAGGATGTTCCTTACAGGGGTTGGACCAAGGCAGAAGTTATTAATGCATTTCGTAACCTTTTCAAGAAAAATGTTTTTGGTAGTGATTTGATTTTAATCATAATCCTGGACGAAATTGATATTCTATTGAAAAATGATGGTGATGGTCTACTTTACACTCTTACTCGAACTGAAAATGTTTCCATTGCATCCATAAGTAACTTTGTAGACTTCAAACAGTTTATAAAACCCAGAGTACGTAGCAGTCTCCGTGACCGGGAGATAGTTTTCCCCCCATACAATGCCCAACAGCTGGTAGACATCTTACAGGAACGTTCTAAATTGTCTTTCAATGATGGGGTACTTCATGATGAGGTTATACCTCTGTGTGCAGCATTAGCTGCTAAAGAGGAAGGAGATGCCAGGTATGCCTTGGATCTACTACGGACTTCTGGTGAATTAGCTGATGAAAAAGGTACGGAAGTGGTTTATGAGAAATATGTTCGAGAGGCTAAGGATCAAATTGAACATAACAAGGTAACTGATATTGTAATGACCCTTCCCAGCCAGCAACAGAAGGTACTGGAGTCACTGATATTTCTAACCAAACGCAAGGAAGAAATAACTTCTGGAAGACTTTATGATGTTTACAAAGACATAACCAAGGGAGATTCTGTTTCTTACAGGAGAATTTTTGATTTTATCAATGAATTAGAAATGTTAGGACTTATATCTACAAAAACAGTATCTAGAGGTAGGGGTAAAGGAAGAACAAACCTGATCACCCTGCAATGTGAAATGGAATTATTGGAAGATGCAATGTGGAGTGGTTAAATACCACTCAATTATACTCTTTTTTTATTCTAAACTTTTTTATTCTAAAATTATTACCTTCAAATCATTTTTCATCCATCAAATCATTTTTCAGTGCCAAATTATATCAGAAGTGATTCTAAAATAGCCATTCTGACGGGAACTCCGTAAAATGCTTGTTGGAAATATTTTCCATAAGGAGTGTTATCCACATCATGGGATATTTCATCTATCCGTGGTAATGGATGCATTACTATTGCCTCACTCCCTTTAAGAAGTTTTGAATCAATAGTGTAGGCTCCTTTAATCTTCAAATATTCCTGTGGGTCTGGAAATCTTTCTTTCTGTATTCTTGTAACATACAAAACATCAGCATAGTCCAGGACTTCCTTAATATCTTCTGTTTCATGCACACTTACTCCTGCAGCTGCCAGGTCATGGAGGGTTTCCCTGGGCATTTTCAGCTCGGGTGGTGATACAAAGCTCATTTTAGCACCAAACATGGTCAAAGCATAAGAAAGAGAATGCACTGTTCTCCCATATTTAAGATCACCCACCAGTGCCACGTGTAACTCTCCAATATCGCCTAGAACACGTTTCATGGTGTATAAATCCAGGAGTGTCTGGGTAGGGTGCTGTCCTGCTCCATCGCCAGCGTTAATCACTGGAACATCTACCATTTCTGCAACGTACCGAGCAGTGCCTTCCATATTATGGCGGATAACCATGGCATCAGTGTATTCTCCAACAACACGGACGGTATCTGTTAAATTTTCACCTTTGGTGACAGAACTGGTTCCAGCCTCAGCAAAACCAACAGTACTCCCACCCAATCGTTTCATCGCGGTTTCGAATGAAAGACGAGTACGGGTGGAAGCTTCGTAAAATAACATTCCCAAAATAGATCCAGATAGAACACTGGATTTCTCCTGTGACCTAGCTATGGGTTCCATTTCCTCGGCTAATTTTAGGATGTATTCAATATCTTGCTTACTAAAATCCTTAATTGAAATTATGTTTTTCAGATTGAAACCCATGGTCTTCACCATACACTGTTTAAGTACTAATTATTCCTTTAAAACAATCAATCGAACTATATCTTTAATGATATTTATTTATTAATAATATTATTATTTTTTTTAATTTTTTAGATTTTAGTTTTTTATATAAAAACAAATTTTTGGGATATTAAAATTTTTATTTGGATACTAAACTTTCCTTCCAAATGTTAAATATCCCGTATGACCAGTCATTCTGGTTTTTGGACGCACACCCTTATCTTTAACTTCAATTTCACGTACAAGGCATTCTAAACTCTTTAAATCTGAAAATTCCCGTTTTTTCAGGATTCTGGTGAGGAGTTTTACTTGATCAATGTAGGGTGTGTATGCAGCCAAGTATCCTCCTGATTTAAGGCAGTCACGGGCGTTTTCCACCACGTCCCATGGTTTTGGTAGATCCAGGAATACCAAGTCCACATCTTCTTCATCTATCCCTTCTACCACGTCCTGACATTTCAATGTCACGTTCTCCAGTCCGAACCCCTTCACATTTTTATCCGCAATTTGAGAGAAATCTTCCCTTAATTCATAGGAGTAAACATGGCCAGTTTCTCCCACAATGTTTGCCATGAATATGGTAGCTGCACCTGCGCCAGTTCCTGCTTCCACCACACGCTGACCGCAACCCAGTCCGGTGTAGGCAGCCATAACACCCAGATCCTTGGAGAGAATAATGGAACACCTGCGGTCCATGAGTTCAATGTAGTCGTTGATGTTAGCTTCTAAAACACGAAATTCCCTGCCGAGATGGGTTTTTAAAATGTCTCCTGACTTGCTAGTGGCTATTTCTTCCTTTTTAATGTAACCATGGTCAGTGTGCAGATCATCGGCACCAGCCACAAATTTTTTACCCTTCTCATTTATCAGAATTTTCATTTCTTGTAATCTCCAGTTAACTTAATTATAATATGGATATTCTATAATTCTAGTAATTTCCTGATTTTTAATCAGTTATCATTAGAATACTTATCTCATATAATTCTATTATATTACCCTTCAATTTAACGGGTCAATAGTTTTTCAATCTTTTTCACCATTTTTTTTGAGAATGTATTCTTTTTTTGGCTTATCTTTTCCATTTACAATTAGATTTTCAATAGATTCACTACTTTTTGAATACCGGAATGTATCTGAATATTTGGATGAAATTATCTTCCGGATACTTCGAGCAATTTTATCTCCAATCCCATCCACTCTCTTCAGGTCACTTACACTGGCACTGATAACTCCTTCCACACTATCAAACATTTCCAGGAGTTTCCTGGCAGTCACTGGCCCCACACTGGGCAGTGATTCCACGATAAAAAGCTGCTGTTCCTGAAGAGTTAATGGTTTTCTCTCAGTACGCATTTGAACATCCTTCGAACCCTTGTCCACTTCCCTTACTGCGAGTCTGTGGATCATAGCAGCAGTATCCTCGGGGTTACGGGTGGGAATGATGGGTATGTTAAAATCAACTGCCAGACTGGCCAGTGCTCCTCTGATGGCATTAGGATGCAGTGAACTGCTGTATAAATCCTGGCCTTCCAGTATGATCAATGGTTTCTGGAAGTTTTCCACCAGTTCCTCGGCCTGTTTATACAACCGTTTATCCATCAACGAGCTTACAAAGTCTTGTGTGCTTTTTCGCTCTACAGCCACCTGGGGACTAATCTGATAATCAGCAACCGGGAGGTTGGTGGGTTTTACCTTGACTCCCAGATTGCTCAGTCCCCTGGTAACTCCTGACTTGGATTCACGGTGATCCACATACACCACCACCCTCTTATCAGATGAATCCTCTTTTTTGCCAAGTAAATCTTTTTCTTCTTTCCTGTCCAGGACCCGGACATCCTCATCATTAGCAATCAGTGGCCTTTCGGGTTGATTGTACCCATTGGCCAGCTGTTTTTTCATCATTCTTTCCCGGTTTATGCTTGAATAATAGAATGACTCATCCCTTGTGTTTTTGGTTATCAGAACGATCATACGGCCACTGGTGGTCCTACCGGTTCGGCCACGCCTCTGGATCATTCTTATTTCCGATGGGACTGGTTCGTAGAGTACTACCAGATCTACACTGGGGATGTCAATACCTTCCTCAGCTACACTGGTGGAAATCAGTACCTGGTATGTTCTCATCCTGAAGGCCTTTATGATATCTTTCTGTTCTTTCTGGGTGAGGCCCTTTTCTTTTTCCCGGCTGGCCTGTCCAAAGAATTTAACCGCGTTTATACCTTCTTCCTGGCACTTACGATAGATATGATTCACAGTGTCCCGGTACTGGCTGAATACAATAACTTGTTCCTTGTCCTCTGCAGCACTTTTAAGTATTTCCATGAGTTTTCCCAGTTTAGGGTGTTCAACTCCCTTATCATATGCTTGCCGGGTTAAGTTCACCGCTGTTTTAAAGTTTTCATCCTTAAATAATCCCTTAGCGGCTTTGGTTTTTTTCTTACGCATCCTATCAAAGTAAGAGTGCAGGTTACTCACACCCTGTGTTTCCAAAAGTTCAAGGGAGTGCATAACACTGAAAACAGCGGTTAACATGGATATTGCCAACAGACAATCTCTTGGTGGGCTGGCACTTTGAGATATTCGGTTCTGGACTTTTCCCCTGGCTCTTAAAATATCTTTTTTACTGACCTGCTGGGTTGAATTGAGAACTCCCAGCTTTTTCAAACCCTTAAGGCGATTTTTAAGAGCCACATCCAGATGTTTTTTAATATCCAGCTGTTCCTTTTTCAAATCAACTTTCATCCATTCCACATCAATGGGGTTGAAGTAGGGTTTAACATCAGGATCATCCTCATTTTTAACCATCACCTCATTTATGAAGAGGTTCTGGCAAACCTGGTTGATCCGTTCTTTATCACCACCTGGTGATGCAGTCAAACCCAGTATTAACTGGTTTTTTGCTTGTTTAGTGTAACGCTGGGCCAGGAACACGTAGGAATAGGATCCAGTTCCTCGGTGACATTCATCAAAAATAAGTAGTGAAACATCCTCTAATGAGTATCTTTCTGCTATGATGTCCGATTCTATTGTCTGGGGCGTGGCACAGATGATCTGGGAATCATTCCATCTTTTAATCCGTTCTTCCAGTTTAACCGCACCAGTTAGACTGCTGGTTGGGGTTTTTAAAAATTCAAGGAATCTTTCCTCGTGCTGCACCACCAGTGGTTTGGTGGGAGCTAAAAGTAAAATCTTACTCTCCGGATACTTTTCAAGCCTATCTGCAGCAACCAGGGCAGCCACCACAGTTTTACCCAGGGCTGTTGGGGCCACTATCATAGTATTCCCCTTTTTAATGACATTAGCTGCCAATAATTGCTGGTAAAGACGTGCTTCAATTTTTCCCGGTTCGATTAGAGGGTGTTGTATCCACCTTACCGTTTTTCTTGAAGGTTGGGTGTCATTTAGATGTTTATTTTCAACCATTTTAATATCCTGAATTTGGTTTGTTAGATTGACATTTCTTGAACTAATACTATGTTTACAATCTATAAAACTATTACAAAATCAATTTATAGGGGACATTAAAATTATAGCATCTTAAAAATTGAGAAATTAATGAAGACAAACACAAATTTGGGAATACTCTGGTTAATAAATCTATTTTTGACTTGTTTTTATTGTTAAAAACCACTTAAGTCAATGATTCTACTTGGAATTAAATGTAGATACTCAACTCCTCCCCAATATTTATTACTAATTAATAACTAAATATTAATACTCATGGATGTGATTTAATGGTGGATGCCAATGATAATTATCAGGATCATGACCTGACAGCCATGTATCAGGAATTTATCCAGGAATTTAATCATGTTAATGGAATTTTTAATATTTTAAATGAATTTATGCACTTATGGGATGAAAATATTTGGGAATCTTTATTTAATCTGCACTGCCAGTGGAAAAATCCTCTGGAAGTCCAGGATAATCTTAAATCCGCAACTGAAAACCTGGTTCTCCTTCAGGCCATAAATAATGGAATACAACCGAATAAACCTTATGAAAATTATTCTGATGTTGATTATTATAATTCCACTCTTTTCACTGTGGATTACGATTCATTCCAGTATTTGCATATTTTCCTGGAGAAGCTGTACACATTTTATCTGGGACGGGACCTGGTAGTGGATGATTTATGGGCATTGCATAAAAGTGATCTTTCAGAGCGGATCCTGGGTGGGCTGGATCTATTCAATCTTTTCAGGGGTAATTTATTTTTAGGAGATAAATTCTTTCAGGATATAAAAAAGGTTACATGGGGTGAAGATAGTATAATTTTCTTTAAAAAGTTTCAAAATCTGTTATTTTCGTTCCTTTTTGAAGATCACGGTGAAAATGAGACCACCTATAATCTGGAGTTTGGGAAGATCCTGGTGCTACTGGCACATTCTGGTGCAGTGCTATCAGATAATCAAGTAATTGATTATAAATGTGTATTAAGGGCATATAGTACCTTATTTAAAATTATAAAGACTGACATAACATCCTTATCTGATAAAAGATATTACACTGGTCTTTTATCGTGTGGGGATTGTAATGAACTGTACCCACTTTTGGAAGATGAAGCGCCATTTGATTTTTCCAGTTGCAGCTGTGGGGGTGGAATTAGAATACATTAGTTCTGTTGATAGGAACCAATTAAAAAAATAGAAAGAAATGGATTTTTAGCATTTTTTTTTTAATGTCAATTTTCACATTTAATCTAATGGATTCTTTGATACACCCTAATCAGGTCAGTTTCTTTTATAACACGGAAACCATTGAGTGTGGGTTTGGTTTCACTTAAAACATCGATGTAGTATTCTGCACCTGAATTAATTAACATTGAAGAAAATTCATTCTCATCACTGTAATCTCTTAAAACCCCTGTAAACACCGTTGTATTCAGGCTCCATGACATTGCGGGACTGTAATCTGAAAAAATGATTTTATCCTGATACTGTGGATCGTACTCTTCCAGCCACTGGGCAGTGGGTTCAATGTACTTAATTAAACAGGTGTTGGGGGTATGACCTGCGAAGGTGACTGCAGTTGAAGTTAAAAATATCATACCTATGATTAAATACAATCCCCATGACCTTAAGGACTCCTTTTTAATTTTATATTTGTACTTTTCAATAAGGACACTCAATCCCAGGAAAATAAAGTATGCAAGGGCAGGGGCTATGGTAATTAGGTAGCGGTCTACTTTTAACGTTGTAACACTGTGCATTATGAAGAAAGTGAAAAACCACAACATGAAAAATAAATCCATCCTCAAGTTTTTCCCATCAACATCACCCAGTAAATAGTAGATCAAAAGACAGATAAAAAGGACAATAATATCAGTTAACAAATAAGGTGCTCTAAAAAAGCTGAAGAATGCTGCAATCACTAAAATTCCCAGGATTGACAATTGGAGAATCATCCCTTTATCAACGCCTTTCATTACTTCTTGTTTCTTTTTTAAAATAGTGTAAATATGGATTCCAAGGCCACAAAGAACTAATATGGCAGTTATTATGGCTAGAAACGATACTGATCCCTGACTGGGACTTAATATTTGGTAATAACTTCCGTTAATTGGTCCAACAGCAATGTAATTCAGGAGATTATGTAAGTAGTACAGGTTATCTGTATTGTAGGCTGCATCCCCTACACCGAAAGATTTCCCAAATATTAAAGAATTAGTAACCAGCAAAATTAAACTTGCTAAATAAGTGATTTTAAGGTAAGCATAGATTAAAAATGGTATTATGATGAATAAAGGGATAATCACCTGTTTCAAGTGTTTTTTCACGTTTTGTAGAAAACTGGTTCCCACAGTGAAATAGAATATTAAAGGGATTATTAAAATGGCAGTGGTGTATCTGGTGAATATAGCCACTACAAACATGGGAATAACCAGGGATAAATATTTTGAATCCTGTTCAATGCCCTTGACCATGAAGTACATGGTCCAGATTGAGAAT belongs to uncultured Methanobacterium sp. and includes:
- a CDS encoding orc1/cdc6 family replication initiation protein, producing the protein MNIFEELGDKNSVFKCKKFLDHRFLPDNLPHRSDQIKSVAKYWVESLKNVTPPDVTVYGKTGTGKTAVAKFAKKQLDQISKEKNVNVRVEYIRCTDFTTEYQVIARLCQQMGQDVPYRGWTKAEVINAFRNLFKKNVFGSDLILIIILDEIDILLKNDGDGLLYTLTRTENVSIASISNFVDFKQFIKPRVRSSLRDREIVFPPYNAQQLVDILQERSKLSFNDGVLHDEVIPLCAALAAKEEGDARYALDLLRTSGELADEKGTEVVYEKYVREAKDQIEHNKVTDIVMTLPSQQQKVLESLIFLTKRKEEITSGRLYDVYKDITKGDSVSYRRIFDFINELEMLGLISTKTVSRGRGKGRTNLITLQCEMELLEDAMWSG
- a CDS encoding DEAD/DEAH box helicase, which produces MVENKHLNDTQPSRKTVRWIQHPLIEPGKIEARLYQQLLAANVIKKGNTMIVAPTALGKTVVAALVAADRLEKYPESKILLLAPTKPLVVQHEERFLEFLKTPTSSLTGAVKLEERIKRWNDSQIICATPQTIESDIIAERYSLEDVSLLIFDECHRGTGSYSYVFLAQRYTKQAKNQLILGLTASPGGDKERINQVCQNLFINEVMVKNEDDPDVKPYFNPIDVEWMKVDLKKEQLDIKKHLDVALKNRLKGLKKLGVLNSTQQVSKKDILRARGKVQNRISQSASPPRDCLLAISMLTAVFSVMHSLELLETQGVSNLHSYFDRMRKKKTKAAKGLFKDENFKTAVNLTRQAYDKGVEHPKLGKLMEILKSAAEDKEQVIVFSQYRDTVNHIYRKCQEEGINAVKFFGQASREKEKGLTQKEQKDIIKAFRMRTYQVLISTSVAEEGIDIPSVDLVVLYEPVPSEIRMIQRRGRTGRTTSGRMIVLITKNTRDESFYYSSINRERMMKKQLANGYNQPERPLIANDEDVRVLDRKEEKDLLGKKEDSSDKRVVVYVDHRESKSGVTRGLSNLGVKVKPTNLPVADYQISPQVAVERKSTQDFVSSLMDKRLYKQAEELVENFQKPLIILEGQDLYSSSLHPNAIRGALASLAVDFNIPIIPTRNPEDTAAMIHRLAVREVDKGSKDVQMRTERKPLTLQEQQLFIVESLPSVGPVTARKLLEMFDSVEGVISASVSDLKRVDGIGDKIARSIRKIISSKYSDTFRYSKSSESIENLIVNGKDKPKKEYILKKNGEKD
- the pyrB gene encoding aspartate carbamoyltransferase — protein: MGFNLKNIISIKDFSKQDIEYILKLAEEMEPIARSQEKSSVLSGSILGMLFYEASTRTRLSFETAMKRLGGSTVGFAEAGTSSVTKGENLTDTVRVVGEYTDAMVIRHNMEGTARYVAEMVDVPVINAGDGAGQHPTQTLLDLYTMKRVLGDIGELHVALVGDLKYGRTVHSLSYALTMFGAKMSFVSPPELKMPRETLHDLAAAGVSVHETEDIKEVLDYADVLYVTRIQKERFPDPQEYLKIKGAYTIDSKLLKGSEAIVMHPLPRIDEISHDVDNTPYGKYFQQAFYGVPVRMAILESLLI
- a CDS encoding glycosyltransferase family 39 protein produces the protein MPEKLKNPLFILTIITTAIAIILSAVQITRGVNYFDVFTYLNVALQYSGARCGGITVNSIPPLMPFLTSLIFRTGFISSSVIIILDAIIFIFGVIGLYLLLKQRFNEIQSFTGCLIYISLPLVFSWAASGSIDVPAISFSIWTMYFMVKGIEQDSKYLSLVIPMFVVAIFTRYTTAILIIPLIFYFTVGTSFLQNVKKHLKQVIIPLFIIIPFLIYAYLKITYLASLILLVTNSLIFGKSFGVGDAAYNTDNLYYLHNLLNYIAVGPINGSYYQILSPSQGSVSFLAIITAILVLCGLGIHIYTILKKKQEVMKGVDKGMILQLSILGILVIAAFFSFFRAPYLLTDIIVLFICLLIYYLLGDVDGKNLRMDLFFMLWFFTFFIMHSVTTLKVDRYLITIAPALAYFIFLGLSVLIEKYKYKIKKESLRSWGLYLIIGMIFLTSTAVTFAGHTPNTCLIKYIEPTAQWLEEYDPQYQDKIIFSDYSPAMSWSLNTTVFTGVLRDYSDENEFSSMLINSGAEYYIDVLSETKPTLNGFRVIKETDLIRVYQRIH
- a CDS encoding tRNA (adenine-N1)-methyltransferase, which gives rise to MKILINEKGKKFVAGADDLHTDHGYIKKEEIATSKSGDILKTHLGREFRVLEANINDYIELMDRRCSIILSKDLGVMAAYTGLGCGQRVVEAGTGAGAATIFMANIVGETGHVYSYELREDFSQIADKNVKGFGLENVTLKCQDVVEGIDEEDVDLVFLDLPKPWDVVENARDCLKSGGYLAAYTPYIDQVKLLTRILKKREFSDLKSLECLVREIEVKDKGVRPKTRMTGHTGYLTFGRKV